A region of the Peromyscus leucopus breed LL Stock chromosome X, UCI_PerLeu_2.1, whole genome shotgun sequence genome:
AGCTCTGTGCAAAGCAGTGGGAAGTCATAATCGAAGCCATTGTGGGCCACAAGGCAGATGGGGCCCTCCTGGCGGCTCAGGAAGCCCTGCAGTGTCCGCACCACAGCACCATTGAAACCAGCCTTCCGGCAGTGCATCAGGCCTTCACTGCTCAAACCAGTAATCTCACTAGCCTTGGCAGTAAAGGGGCGCTCCGGGCACATGCACAGTGTGAGCTTGTCCAGCACACGGGGCAGCACCAGAGCACCAGAGTCGTCCCGCTCTGGGTTCTCCAGGGAAGAGCGGTGGACAGCAAAAAGGGATATCTCTGCAATCTCAGGATCCATGTTTGGGAGCCCAGTGGCTTCCAGGTCCAGGAATACAAAGGTCTCAGCCCGGGGCAGCTCAGACATGCTGATGTTCTCACAGGAACAGTGAGGCCTAAAGCTGCCAGAACAAGTGGCATAAGCCAAAAGGCTAAAGAAACAGGAGCAAGGCCCCTTTGCCCACAGCCCCTCAAGTCAAAGCTCTATCACTCAGGGCCTCACTTCCTGCTGCTCCACCCCACCTCATGAGGCCTTTGGTGCTAGGCATAATTTCTAAGGCTCATATCCAGAGACACTTTTAAGGGGACTCCATGGGGCTAAGATCAAGTGACCAGGATCTGTTACTGCTGTCCATCCCTCCTGTTTTCCCCAGGTCTCTCTGCAGATAACCTTAGCTCTGCCACCCAACCAGGCACAAAAGAAAGGCCTCAGGTACCTAGACTTTAGCCCAGGCCCCTTTCCCTTTTGCTGCCAGGCCCAGATCTAGCCACTGTTCCCATCAAGGAGGGAGGCAGTATAGTCCACAAATGGTGCCTTGGCCAAGCCCCTTGGTGGAGACACTTTGACTGGGAGCCTCAGGCATTATGCCCTGCTTTCCACCTTTGGGTAGCAGGCAACAGAGGGATCTGGCATGAGGGCTCTGGTCTCCCCAACCTTTTCTTTACCAAACAAGTGCTGCCTCAGGTTGGCTTCTACCTGCCTCCAGGCTCATGGCACTGTCCACCCATCCCCACCACACTTACCTGGGACAGGCTTCAGTTGGCTTCCAGGGCTTCTGGGCACCTGTCTCTTCACAGGCTGCTTCAGGCAGCCTTTAATCAGAGGCCATAGCCCGCCCCCAGCCACCAATTGGGCAACCAGGAGGCCTGAGGCCGCAGGACCTGTGCAGCCGGCTTGCTTGCCGCCTCCTCATGAGCTTGCAGCCACCAGGCCACACGCCCCATGTTTATTGACTGGGAAGCAGGCTCTGGCTGCAAGCAGGTTCCAAAAAGTGATGAGCACTGTCACAGGCCAGAGGAGTGTGTCCtcacaggaagaggaagtcagagtATGGCGGAAGGCTGTGTCTGCTGCCAAACCCTCCCTCGAAGTCTCAGAGGGACTAGGTTGTGGTTGCCAGATCTGGACAAACCAGGTGTGGTACTTAGCCCTATTCTGGGACACATTACACACAGACAACAGGTCCTCTTCTCCAGGCCGTGGTTTCTTCTATCAGTGGGGATATGGGTGCCCTTCATGAGGTTGTCATGATCTCAGGAGTGACAGGGACATCTACTTGTGTCATGTTTAGCCTGTGAATGGGAAGTCATACTGAGGACAGGGCCTTGGTCTTGCATCAGTAAACGGGGTGGCCTCAGGAACATCTCCAATGTTGATACTATCTGGTTGCAGCTCACTCACCTTGTGGCCCAATCTTCCAGCAGCAACCAGGGTGGTGATCACTGCTGTAGGGTATGACACCAAAGGTTTGACAGTCAGGGGGATTTGAGACCTGATGTGTTACAAGCATTTATTTAGTAGAGTTGTGGAGAAGGCAGGGGGGATAGGCAGGCAAAAGAAGGCTATAAGGCAATGAGGCCTGACCCAAATAGCCCTATGGGTGTGGCTGAGCCAATTCTTTGAATTTCTTAAGTGGAAAGGTGACCTGGAGACCTCAAAGACTCTaaggcagtggctctcaaccttcctgatgctgttgtttatgttgtgatgacccccaaccataatattattttcattgctacttcataactgtaattttgctactgttataaatcataatgtaaatatctgatatgcaggatatctgacatgcgACTCTTGTGAGAGGGTTGTTCGACCCCCAAGGAGGCCGTGACCCACAGATTGGGAAATGCTGCTCTAAGGCCTTTCCTTCCTCACCTGACTTCAGATGAGGGGGACCATCAAGATGTGAGAGTAGCTAGAAGGCCATTCTGGCCTCTCCTGAAAACTTCATTCCAGAGCTAGGTATCCAATACTGCAGGCCTGGCCTTCTAAGGTTGTGGTGAATGTTGTACCTGCCCACTGCAGGTACTCCTGAGCCTGTCCATAGTGTTGCTTCAGAAGGACAGGAGAGAACAAGGACCTGCTTGCCCATCAATCTCTCCCAGCAGTGTTTGAGCAGGAAGGGCCTGGCACCCAGCTGTCCAAAACTACCCAGGGATCCTGGGGGAACCAAAGTGCAGTTTCAGGAGCAGGGTGAGGTAGGCAGCCACAGGTGCGATAATGGGCCTCACCAAGGCATGCCTGTTCCGGTGCTCGAAGGGAGGGAGGTGGCTGTGACAAGTACACTACTCAAAAAGATACTGAGTCACTGTGGGAAACCAAGAGAACAGTTTCCTGGGCAACCAGTCAGGCCATGGTAAGGAATTCCCTAGTACcctaggaaagaaggaagaaacaggcTGGCTCCCAAGGACATGGCAAAGAGGGCCAATATGGGACCCTGAGGCAGGACAGAAGGTGAAGAGCACAGGGGCAGAGAGAGACGTCATGTCAGGGTACAGTGGAGACCTCCAAGGCTAGGCATGATCAAACTAACCAAGTAGTATCAGAAAGGAATGGaagcagcagagagaggaaaggccAAGGCCCACTGGGGTAGTAGAAGGGCTGCCATCAGGCTAACCTAGAATAGCAGGGATGAGGACAAGAAGAGAGGCTGAGCATCCCAGGCCAGAGGGGAAGAGTGtgataaacagaaacaaacagtAGTCAAAGGCAACTTCTCAGAGTATgaggtttcttttatttctagcTCCCCTGTCCTACCCATCTCTGCTTGCCTTCTctacctccttcttcctcctttcctccaaatTGCAGATACCAAGCAAGTGGAAATCCATGCAGGCCATGAACAGGACTGGAACGGTCCCTCCTGATAGCTCCAGGGAGGGCCTTCTACCCTCACATTATCTTGTGTCTCTGTGCAATCTGTCAGTGAGGATCTTGTACTTCTGTGTTACTTCATCAATCCTGGCagctatacagaaaaagaaatacaaacagcaaagtgagttcaaggcttgcaaGCTTGaaagaggcagaagctggcagtCCATACAAGACTCCCCCGTCTTTCTACCAGAACCCCTGTCCACCCTATTCTGCTCAGGCTATCCCTGGGCATGACCAGGTGGTAAGGGGACTACTCCCACCTGGTCTTTAAGGGGCTTGGAGCTTGGGGGTCCAACTTCTACCATGACCCAGAAACACTGATCAGGGAACTGCTATGGGAGACCCTTGACTGTAGTAAGCCTGCAGCTTAGGGGTCTCTGACTGAGTCACACTGACCAGGACAGTGTCAAGGCTCAGGCCAGACCACCTCAAAGCCCAGGAGTTGCTCTGGTTTTGATGGTGAGTTGTTTTAATCAGATACCAGTATATGCACACAGTAACAAAACCAGTAACACAGAACTGCTCTGAGGCAAAAACAGATCTATTGCTTTTCCTACCAGTTTGATTACCCTCTCTGTCTTCTCATGAGGAAAAAGAAGGCTCATAACCCATGCTGCCTGTCCTCTCTCTTCCACAATCCCACTGTTAGCTATACTTTGCCTTTTACATGTCAAGGTTATCACCAGTGACATGAGTACAGTGATAGCCCCAATTTGTCATTGTTTGCCCTCACAAGCATAGCTCTGGAGCTTGGGAGTCATGGGAGCATGCCCACCCTGAACAGCACCATAAGGATCCTTCCCCGTTTGCTGTATTTCCAGTGGTATCCTAGTTGGAGAGCTTCCCTGTGGCAAACTGTGTCCCTTTGCAGATGGCACTTTGCTGGGTTCTGCCTTGCCCTTCCTTTGTGGCATTTGCCTTTATCAATCCCTGGAGTGTGGCCAGATTCTAGACCCTTGGCCTCACCCTATCCTGGTGGAAAGCCTGCTTTACCCTCACAGGTGGACTTCAACAGTTCTCGGCCTCCAGGTGTGCTCCTGAGACCACACACTGGATTAGTCTCTTGAAGTTTTGGCCTATATCAGGGGGGTTTTGGACTGAGTCCTTTGGGTTCCCCCCTGATCTGGACTTGAAATGAGGAGACCCACctgcttcatttctgtttctgtggatcCAGTTTCTATGTCCTGTAGCTTGTACTTACTCTACCATCTCACTTCTCTGTTCCTAGAGACTTACTGCCTTATGTGTTACTGTCTTCTGGTCTTTCGTCTCACCTGGGCTTTCAGTTATCCAGGCACATTGCCTGTCACATTGTTTGAAAGTTCTCCACGCACAATTTCCTGTATATCCAGGTCTTCTCTCTTCATTATACTGGTCCTCTGTACCCTACCCTGCCCTACCCTGGAGCGCCTCTGCTGTTAGGATGTGGAGCCTGGGTAAAAGGTACTCCCCACCATGCTGGTCAGagattcagagatttttttcctgtgaaggGGTCATGAAGAAGAGTTCCATGGAGAGCAGGGATGGTTGACAGGATGATCTGGCTTCAGGAAGAAGCAGTAAGGCCAGCCCTCATCATATGAAGCCTCAGAAGCAAGGAAGCAGACTTCATATCAGAAGCTGATTTGCTTTTTCACTGCCATTGTTTTCTCCACAGGAGACCAAGTCACCTATGTGTTCTCTATAGAGTGCTTCTGTTCTGGGGCAGCTGCTAGGCCTTGAGATCACAGTGGTTAGTTGGTTAGCTCCACCATCACAGCATCTGCCCCCACTACTCCCTTGGGCTGTTGTCACTTGGCTGTTCTGTAGGCCTGACAATTTGTTCCCTTTTGCTGTCTCTCTTCCACACCTGTTAATCGTTCTTGTCATTTGTGTCCTCTCCCATTCTCAGCTCTGGCAGGGTCACTTTGTCCTCTAAATATGTTGGTATTGTTACAGTCACCCAGTCACACAATGCCATAAGCCAGAAGGCACACATGAGCTTCTTATTTGATACTCTGGGACATGTCACCAACAGGACTCAGCTACAGCATCCAGATCAATGAAAGGGAAAACGACACAGAAACAGACCCCTCCCAAGTAAGTGGAAGGTAGTTTTTCATAAAGGCCAAAACCCATAATGGATCAGGTAGAAAACAGGCAGTCAAAGGTTAAAGTGGCTTTGGAGTGGATTTGATACTGGTCCTTTTCTCTGGGCATGTCTAGTGcccaagactttgtctcaaagcaAATCAGGAATCTGTACTGAcaagagctgagtcaggagtccaTCCCTGCTCTACTCACCATCTCCACATCACTGAGGCCACTGGGAACCAAAGCATGGGGTGGGAGTGCCTAGCTCATACCGCCAAGCTTGCTATCAGTGATAGTATGCCCTACTCACCAGTGAGCGGGCATACTGTTAAGGCTATTAATGATCATTATTGCAGTAATGATAGCATAGATTATGAACAATTTACTAATAGTAATTACATGGACTGTAGTAAGAGCCACAGTGACACTGGTGACTAGGGtaaatacatttatacatatacatacatatactataatatattttaagatgGAGGATCCTCTTGCAGCTCAGTAAATAAGAAGAGACTCCCAAGTGTCTATTGTACATGTGGCAGGTGTGTGCCAGTGCAGAACATAGAAATAAGGTCAGCAGTCATAGAGAATCACAAGCAGGGCCTATAGTGCCAGCTactggagaggatgaggaaggagtatcacaagttcaaggccagcctgagaaatttagtgagaccctttctctagTACAGGTGGGGAAAAGTCCCCAAAGAGATGGCATAAAGGCTATGATCTAAGGCCACTACTTGAGGAAAAATCAGTGAAAATAGTTATAGTAAAGTGCTTTACTTTCTGCCCACTGAAACAGTTGGGAAAAATAATACACTAATCAAAAAGCTTGGAAGGAAAGGCTGGGAAATAAAGGCTTGGGGGTGAGCAGTCCACAGGATGCCTAAAAGGACCTAAAAAGCCCAGCACTTTGAAAATGCCCAGGAGAATCCAAAGAAGGCTCTGAGTCCTCCTCCTGGCTGATCCTGAGACTCTGAGCCAACAAGAAGTGGAAAAGAAGGAAACGTTGTCAACTGCTTAGCTGTTGGTGAACAACAAGAATCTAGAAAGTCAAGACCTCCAAAATGGGTGTTAAACCTATAGGAGTTCACATGAAGACATATAACCAAAATGCCAAAAGCCAGAaacaagcagaaaacaaaaaggaagtgaAGAGACCTATTACATACAAGGGTCTTTAACAAGAATACAAGTTGGTTTCATATCAAAAGCTATGAAGGTCAAATGACAGTGGGATGATACAGTCAAAGTATGGAAGAACTGCCATccaagagcaaagagccaaatgATCCttcaaaaatgaaggagaaaatcagatgcctctgaaaacatttttgtgcagtggatggtggttaaaacagaaactcacaactagtCAAAGTGCTGTGGAGTGCTAACTCACAAATGGAAAATCAAAACATGAAGGcaaaggaggtggaaagactgtaagagccagaggttaggAAGTACTcaagcaaaacagtgtcttctgaacacGACAGGGATGATGCACTCAtgactcacagtggctgtgattGCTTACACAAGCTCAAGCCTGTTGACATGCTAGCATGAAGCTGGAGTAGCTCACAAGCCCCCACCCCTAGTGATGGAGCTATTGACAGCTGATAGATGTTAGGGTAATGCTaggcagttttctttaaaaaatatgcccCCCAgtaggtcaaccatgctccagtgaatggccccacacccaaaagtatatatatatatggacaggACAAATTAGCCTTGgtgggatttatttttaaagtggacATTAAGTTAGGAGAAGAGTAGGGATGAATCTGGAAGACATTTAGGGTAAGAGTGAGGattggatatgatcaaaatacatgtctaatattctcagagaataaaaatattacattgaaTTTTTTAATGAAGGAGAAAGTAAAGAAGGTATTCTAAGATCAACAAAAACTGAGGGAATTTGTCACTGGTGGACCTTCCCTACAAAGTATGAATATCATCTAAAATCACTACATAGTGATTATCAGCCTACATCAATAAAGAACTTGAAAGTCAGGTCTGTGATTCATATCtggaattctagcacttgggaggcagaggcaggagatttgCTGAATATTTGAGGCCAACCTCATCAGTATAGTGAATTTCAGACCATCTAAGGCTATAGagtaagactttgtcttaaacaaaacaaacaccaataaaagtaaaaagacagacaaatgacaactaacataaatatatttttgtttgtaattttcttctaattttgaaTGCAACTGCATGAATCAGTAATTATAAATCCATGTTGATGGGCATAGAATACATGAAACTtgaatctaaatttaaaaataacttgtgAAAGGACAAAGAAATTCTATTAAAGCACAACTTTTGTGTACTATTGAAATTAACTTGGCACCAGAGTGCTTTAGGTCATTAGCTATAATCCTAAAGGCAAGTGgtgagaaaatgaatattttagaaaacatttatatgACGCAGCAATTCTGCTTTAGACCCAAGAGAATCAAAAACAtgttcaaacaaaaaaatctagcaGCATTATTAATAACAGTTAAAATGAAGGAACAACCTGTATGTCTCTTGatagatgaataaacaaaaatattttacatattaattaTAGCCATACAGCAACCATacaaaagaatgcagcacatggatgaaccttgaaacaATTGTGCTCTGTGAAAAAGGGCAGGCAAAAGGTAACACACTGTTCAATTCCATTATAAGAAAAATGTCCAGAAAAGACAAGGCTATAGAGAAAGACAGTAGATCAGTGTTTGTCATGGGCTAGAGTTTGGGGAAAAATGGAAGAGAGAttgctaatttttttcctttcttttttttctttgagacagggtctcattttatgtagctccagctctcctgaaactcactatgtagaccaagctaaccttgaagtcacagaaatccacctacctctgcctcacaagtgctgggatttaaaggtgtatATCATTACATCCAGATTCTGGTACAGTACTTCTTTTGgggataataaaaatattctagggccgggcggtggtggcgcacgcctttaatcccagcactcgggaggcagagccagcggatctctgtgagttcgaggccagcctgggctaccaagtgagctccaggaaaggcgcaaagctacacagagaaaccctgtctcgaaaaaccaaaaaaaaaaaaaaattccaggagctagagagatggctcagaggttaaaagcacttgttgctcttccagaggacctgggtttaattcccagcacctacaagacagctcacaattgtctataacccTAGTCACTGGGGATTTGatggcctcagtgggcactgcATCCACAttgtacacaaatatacatgcagacaaaacatccatatacataaaataaaaataaataaataaatatttaaaaaatattccagaCTTAGCCATGATGGTTGTGCAACTGTATGAACTGTATGagtatcctttaaaaaaaaactagattgtTCACTGCTGAAAGAGTGAATTTTATGTTATGTGGATTATAGTTCAGTAAAGCTGCTATTAAAATAGGGTTTATAAGCCGGGCACTGTGGCTCACATCTTTATTCCCatcactcggcaggcagaggaaggaggatttctatgagttcaaagccagcctggtctacagagagagttctaggacagcctaggctacacagagaaactctgtctcgaaaataaaataGGGCTTAGGTGCAACTCATTTGTACAGCATATATAAAGCCTAGATTTAATCTCCagtgaagagagaggggaaaaagaaaaactatttttacCTTATGggtttattttttgtcatttgttttcttatctctacagtgcaaagacagaaaaaaagagaaacagactaGAATAGAGAGCTCAGAGACTCACACATGTAGTACTAATATTTGATGACTAACAGAAGTGATGGGTTTATAGACCAATGGGGAAAAGAGTGCATTTCCATTAAGTGCTACTGGGACAGATGTGTATTCATATAGAATAGAATGAAACTGTACTCCCATCTCATGCTATAATCTGGGAAGATTACTAACCTAACCACAGAAGTGAATGCTATAAAGCCTACTCCTTGTCAGAGTAGGAATGCTATCtacaataaatacaaaagatGCTTTCCATAAAGGAATTATGGCTACATCTGACTACATGCAAATTGTATAACAAATGACCACACACAAGTTATGAAAAGATAAGTCACATTGTGGAGGAAGATATGCATCCTACACAGAGCATTCAAAGACCTCTATGTACCATATATAAAACAAGCTATAAATCAATGAGAAAACAACAAGTTTTTACAAGTGAGACTTCAACAGGCATTTCACAAAAAGGAAAGCTTAAATGATCAATAAATGCATGCAAATGTGCAACTCTGTAAGTACTCACTAAGATACAGAATAAACATGCAGCAAAATGCTGTTACACATGCCCTACATATCATCAGTTACCAAGCCAAGTCATGGCTGGTGCTGATGGGGATGTGCAGCTATGGGACATCAAATGGGGAGCGGGCAATGTGGCAGGATGGAGTAACACTACTCCCAGGAAGACATCTTGGAGAAAATGGCACATGTCTACACAGGGAGATATGTTCAAAAATTCTCAGAGCAGTGGTATCTGTAAAAATCTCAAATTGACTGGGTATGGAGGCTGATGTTtttcatcccaacactcaggaggctgaaacaggtaGATTgcttgtgagtctgaggccagcctaagctatataGTAAATTCTAGGTGAACATGAGCTACAATGTCAGGtcttctctcaaaaacaaacaaataaacaaaaaaaaaaccctcaaatgaAACAAGTCCTTAAGTCCGGAAAGAGTGGGATGAAGACTTAGAGCagcatgtgctggctagttttatgtcaacttgacacaaactagagtcatttgggaagtttggaacctcaattgagaaaatgtccccaccaaatggattgatgattgatgtgggccCAGTTCACTATAGGTGGtactacccctgggctggtggtcctgggtactataagaaagcaggctaactAAACCTGTAAGCATTTtatctccatggcctctgcatcagttcctgtctccaggttcctgtcttgagttcctgccctgacttcccacagTTCTCTCACAGTGGTGTGAAACTATAAGATAAAATGCTAAGACTAATAGAAGTGGTGGAGAGGGTGcgtgaactagccttcccctgtactcggattggtgactaccctaattgtcatcatagaacctacatccagtgactgatggaagcagatgtagacacccacagccaagcacttggccaagctcctggagttcagttgaagagagggaggaaggactataAGAGCA
Encoded here:
- the Trex2 gene encoding three prime repair exonuclease 2, with translation MSELPRAETFVFLDLEATGLPNMDPEIAEISLFAVHRSSLENPERDDSGALVLPRVLDKLTLCMCPERPFTAKASEITGLSSEGLMHCRKAGFNGAVVRTLQGFLSRQEGPICLVAHNGFDYDFPLLCTELQRLGAHLPQDTVCLDTLPALRGLDHAHSHGTRAQGRKSYSLASLFHRYFQAEPSAAHSAEGDVHTLLLIFLHRAAELLAWADEQACSWAHIEPMYVPPDGPKLEA